The Sphingosinicellaceae bacterium genome includes the window ATTCGCGGAGGCGCGCCCCGGCCAGCGGTGCAGCGGTCGCGGGGGCGATCCCGACGGCCGCGAAGCCGAGGGTGACGGCGCGGGCTTCGAGGGCGGAGCGGAGGGCGGCGGGGGTCACGGGCCTTCTATAGAGGCTCGGCAAGCGCCTCGCACCCACCCCTAGCCCCTCCCCTGAAGGGGAGGGGGACCCGCCTGTTCTTTCTGCTCCCCTCCCTTTCAAGGGAGGGGCTGGGGGTGGGTTCTTGCCGCAAGCGGGTCCGCCCCCTAGAAATCCAGCTTGTCGTAGTGCGCCGGCGGCGGCAGGCCTTCCATCCGGTCCGACAGCATCGGGCGGAAGGTCGGGCGCGACTTGATCGCCGCGTACCAGGTGGCGCTTTCCTCGTGCCCCTCCCAGTCGAGGCCGCCGAGATAGTCCGCGACCGACAATTGCGATGCCGCGGTGATGTCGGCGAGGCTGAACACCGGGCCGGCCAGCCAGCGGCTGTTGCCGAGCAGGTAGTCGATATAGTCGAGGTGGCTCTCGGCCTGGCGCTGGGCGGCGCGGATGGTGCCGGCATCGGGGGCGCCGCGGGTGATCAGCCGCTTCCACATGCGCTCGGCGAGCAGCGGGGCGACGACCTCGCCGTAGAATTTCTGGTCGAACCACGCGGTCAGCCGGCGAGTCTCGGCGCGCTCGGCGGCGCCCGATCCCATCAGCGGCGTGCGGTCGACGGTCTCCTCAAGGTATTCGGCGATCGCGCAGCTGTCGATCAGCGTCGTCGATCCTTC containing:
- a CDS encoding glutathione S-transferase family protein; translation: MWQLHQYPLCPFSRKIRFQCAEKGVSVELVREHPWERRDAFLLLNPAGQTPVLVEGSTTLIDSCAIAEYLEETVDRTPLMGSGAAERAETRRLTAWFDQKFYGEVVAPLLAERMWKRLITRGAPDAGTIRAAQRQAESHLDYIDYLLGNSRWLAGPVFSLADITAASQLSVADYLGGLDWEGHEESATWYAAIKSRPTFRPMLSDRMEGLPPPAHYDKLDF